The following proteins are encoded in a genomic region of Neospora caninum Liverpool complete genome, chromosome XI:
- a CDS encoding Mov34/MPN/PAD-1 family proteasome regulatory subunit, probable, related: MATSASAASSSWASLPPALSPQDFCLVHSPSDREQQELHSRLPHLLPTSFTTVRLSPLSLLQMLLHARQGIPLEVMGLMLGSVHPVAPASASSLASPGASFQAACDYAFAVHSVFRLPVEGTETRVNAGAEANEYMVNFIQRAEEAFSPSPCTDPGEDEGLGLCVVGWYHSHPGYRCWLSGVDVETQKLHQRGQDPFLAIVVDPTRTLATGEVDIGAFRCYPENGHDRQSVQKTRHEQAGVPVEKAHDFGVHWREYYKLNVDLLCSSLDALLIERLSEAAWFAPLLRGPHDQTAATRRAYRTSQIFNVARKARQSEASFVPALPKPCPSLAVHDPHTGPSPVSSSSSPHTLRPPQEDPASSSASRAGRIEESLLSRPGAQERLASLAAEEEQTERMQQHALALLQSRLEKKYVARLAQCGEPGAEEEDEDGLDAVLREAHQVACDQRRSVISATVADTIFGPEAESRTWLAIKRRLREERERRSCPRPCRPGSARL, translated from the exons ATGGCGACCTCGGCTTCtgccgcttcgtcttcgtgggcgtctctcccgccggcgctgtctcctcaggACTTCTGCCTGGTGCACTCGCCGTCGGACCGCGAGCAGCAAGAGCTCCACTCCCGCCTCCCTCACCTCCTCCCCACGAGCTTCACGActgtgcgcctctctcctctctctctgctgcaaATGCTTCTGCACGCGAGACAGGGAATCCCCCTCGAGGTCATGGGCCTCATGCTCGGCTCTGTGCACCCAgtcgcgcctgcgtctgcctcgtccctTGCCTCGCCAGGCGCCTCTTTCCAGGCGGCCTGCGACTACGCCTTTGCTGTCCACTCCGTTTTCCGCTTGCCAGTcgaggggacggagacgcgcgtgaACGCAGGTGCGGAGGCGAATGAATACATGGTCAACTTCATCCAGCGCGCCGAAGaggcgttttccccgtctccctgcACAGACcccggcgaggacgaaggccTCGGGCTCTGCGTCGTGGGATGGTATCACAGCCATCCTGGCTACCGCTGCTGGCTGAGTGGCGTCGacgtggagacgcagaaactGCATCAACGCGGCCAAGACCCGTTCCTCGCGATCGTG GTGGACCCTACGAGGACGCTAGCAACCGGCGAAGTAGAT ATTGGAGCCTTTCGATGCTACCCGGAGAACGGCCACGACCGCCAATCGGTGCAAAAGACCCGACACGAGCAGGCAGGAGTGCCTGTGGAGAAGGCCCACGACTTTGGCGTCCACTGGAGAGA GTACTACAAATTGAACGTCGaccttctctgttcgtctctgGACGCGCTGCTCATTGAGAGGCTCTCCGAGGCAGCCTGGtttgcgcctctccttcgcggaCCGCACGATCAAACGGCTGCA ACTCGGCGAGCGTACCGCACGTCTCAGATCTTCAACGTCGCGAGAAAGGCTCGCCAATCAGAAGCTTCGTTCGTCCCGGCTCTCCCAAA GCCTTGCCCGTCCCTTGCCGTCCATGATCCACACACTGggccgtctcctgtctcttcgagTTCAAGTCCCCACACTTTGCGGCCGCCCCAGGAAGatcctgcctcgtcttccgcctcgcgcgcaGGGAGGATAGAGGagagtctcctctcgcggccGGGAGCGCAGGAGCGCCTggcgtctctggcggcggaagaggaacagacggagcgcatgcagcaacaCGCCCTTGCGCTGCTTCAGTCGCGGCTCGAGAAGAAATacgtcgcgcgtctcgcgcagTGCGGAGAGCCgggcgccgaagaagaggacgaggacggccTCGACGCAGTGCTGCGGGAGGCGCACCAAGTCGCGTGTGATCAGAGACGCTCTGTCATCTCTGCGACTGTTGCA gaCACCATCTTCGGTCCTGAAGCTGAGAGCAGGACGTGGCTAGCGATAAAGCGGCGActccgagaggagagggagaggcggtcGTGCCCACGCCCCTGTCGGCCGGGGTCTGCGCGGCTTTGA